A region of Streptomyces halobius DNA encodes the following proteins:
- the rpsG gene encoding 30S ribosomal protein S7 codes for MPRKGPAPKRPVIIDPVYGSPLVTSLINKVLLNGKRSTAERIVYGAMEGLREKTGNDPVITLKRALENIKPTLEVKSRRVGGATYQVPVEVKPGRAATLSLRWLVGYSRARREKTMTERLMNELLDASNGLGASVKKREDTHKMAESNKAFAHYRW; via the coding sequence ATGCCTCGTAAGGGCCCCGCCCCGAAGCGCCCGGTCATCATCGACCCGGTCTACGGCTCTCCTCTGGTGACCTCCCTCATCAACAAGGTTCTGCTGAACGGCAAGCGCTCCACCGCTGAGCGCATCGTTTACGGCGCCATGGAGGGTCTGCGCGAGAAGACCGGCAACGACCCGGTCATCACGCTCAAGCGCGCGCTCGAGAACATCAAGCCGACCCTTGAGGTCAAGTCCCGCCGCGTCGGTGGCGCGACCTACCAGGTCCCGGTCGAGGTCAAGCCCGGCCGTGCCGCGACTCTCTCGCTCCGCTGGCTCGTGGGTTACTCCCGCGCCCGCCGCGAGAAGACCATGACCGAGCGCCTCATGAACGAACTGCTCGACGCCTCCAACGGCCTCGGCGCTTCGGTCAAGAAGCGTGAGGACACGCACAAGATGGCCGAGTCCAACAAGGCCTTCGCGCACTACCGCTGGTAG
- the fusA gene encoding elongation factor G yields the protein MATTSLDLAKVRNIGIMAHIDAGKTTTTERILFYTGVSYKIGEVHDGAATMDWMEQEQERGITITSAATTCHWPLENVDNTINIIDTPGHVDFTVEVERSLRVLDGAVTVFDGVAGVEPQSETVWRQADRYGVPRICFVNKLDRTGAEFHRCVDMIVDRLGATPIVMQLPIGTEADFKGVVDLVKMKALVWSAEAAKGEMYDTVDIPATHTEAADEWRGKLLETVAENDEEIMELYLEGEEPTEEQLYAAIRRITIASGKAENTTVTPVFCGTAFKNKGVQPLLDAVVRYLPSPLDVEAIEGHAVNNPEEVVERKPSESEPLSALAFKIASDPHLGKLTFIRVYSGRLEAGSQVQNSVKGKKERIGKIYRMHANKREEIESVGAGDIVAVMGLKQTTTGETLCDAGSPVILESMEFPAPVIQVAIEPKSKGDQEKLGVAIQRLAEEDPSFQVHTDEETGQTIIAGMGELHLDVLVDRMKREFRVEANVGKPQVAYRETLRKTVERYDYTHKKQTGGSGQFAKVQIALEPLEGDGYEFENKVTGGRIPREYIPSVDAGCQEAMEFGVLAGYPLTGVKVVLLDGAFHEVDSSEMAFKIAGSMAFKEAARKAGPALLEPMMKVEVTTPEDYMGDVIGDINSRRGQIQSMEDRHGAKLVTGLVPLSEMFGYVGDLRSKTSGRASYSMQFDSYAEVPRNVAEEIIAKAKGE from the coding sequence ATGGCCACCACTTCGCTTGACCTGGCCAAGGTCCGCAACATCGGGATCATGGCCCACATCGACGCGGGCAAGACGACCACCACCGAGCGGATCCTGTTCTACACCGGTGTCTCCTACAAGATCGGTGAGGTCCACGACGGCGCTGCCACGATGGACTGGATGGAGCAGGAGCAGGAGCGCGGCATCACGATCACGTCTGCCGCGACGACCTGCCACTGGCCGCTGGAGAACGTCGACAACACCATCAACATCATCGACACCCCGGGGCACGTCGACTTCACCGTCGAGGTGGAGCGTTCCCTGCGTGTGCTCGACGGTGCGGTGACGGTGTTCGACGGCGTCGCCGGTGTCGAGCCCCAGTCCGAGACCGTTTGGCGTCAGGCGGACCGCTACGGCGTGCCGCGTATCTGCTTCGTCAACAAGCTCGACCGTACGGGTGCCGAGTTCCACCGCTGCGTCGACATGATCGTGGACCGCCTGGGCGCGACCCCGATCGTGATGCAGCTGCCGATCGGCACCGAGGCGGACTTCAAGGGTGTCGTCGACCTCGTGAAGATGAAGGCCCTGGTCTGGTCGGCCGAGGCCGCCAAGGGCGAGATGTACGACACCGTCGACATCCCGGCCACGCACACCGAGGCCGCCGACGAGTGGCGCGGCAAGCTGCTGGAGACCGTCGCCGAGAACGACGAAGAGATCATGGAGCTGTACCTGGAGGGCGAGGAGCCCACCGAGGAGCAGCTGTACGCGGCGATCCGCCGTATCACGATCGCTTCCGGCAAGGCCGAGAACACCACCGTCACCCCGGTGTTCTGCGGTACCGCGTTCAAGAACAAGGGCGTCCAGCCCCTGCTCGACGCGGTGGTGCGCTACCTCCCCTCCCCGTTGGACGTCGAGGCCATCGAGGGCCACGCGGTCAACAACCCGGAGGAGGTCGTCGAGCGCAAGCCGTCCGAGAGCGAGCCGCTGTCCGCCCTGGCGTTCAAGATCGCGAGCGATCCCCACCTGGGCAAGCTCACCTTCATCCGTGTCTACTCGGGCCGCCTTGAGGCCGGCTCGCAGGTGCAGAACTCGGTGAAGGGCAAGAAGGAGCGCATCGGCAAGATCTACCGGATGCACGCGAACAAGCGTGAGGAGATCGAGTCGGTGGGTGCCGGTGACATCGTCGCCGTCATGGGTCTGAAGCAGACCACCACCGGTGAGACCCTCTGCGACGCGGGCAGCCCGGTGATCCTGGAGTCGATGGAGTTCCCGGCCCCGGTCATCCAGGTCGCCATCGAGCCCAAGTCGAAGGGCGACCAGGAGAAGCTGGGTGTCGCCATCCAGCGTCTCGCCGAGGAAGACCCCTCGTTCCAGGTGCACACCGACGAGGAGACCGGCCAGACCATCATCGCGGGTATGGGCGAGCTGCACCTCGACGTGCTGGTCGACCGTATGAAGCGTGAGTTCCGGGTCGAGGCCAACGTCGGTAAGCCGCAGGTCGCCTACCGCGAGACCCTGCGCAAGACCGTCGAGCGCTACGACTACACGCACAAGAAGCAGACCGGTGGTTCCGGTCAGTTCGCGAAGGTCCAGATCGCGCTCGAACCGCTTGAGGGCGACGGCTACGAGTTCGAGAACAAGGTCACCGGTGGCCGTATCCCGCGGGAGTACATCCCGTCCGTGGACGCGGGCTGCCAGGAGGCCATGGAGTTCGGTGTACTCGCCGGCTACCCGCTGACGGGTGTCAAGGTCGTCCTCCTCGACGGCGCCTTCCACGAGGTCGACTCGTCGGAAATGGCGTTCAAGATCGCCGGTTCGATGGCCTTCAAGGAGGCCGCCCGCAAGGCCGGCCCGGCCCTGCTCGAACCGATGATGAAGGTCGAGGTCACCACGCCCGAGGACTACATGGGCGATGTGATCGGCGACATCAACTCCCGTCGCGGTCAGATCCAGTCCATGGAGGACCGCCACGGTGCCAAGCTCGTTACGGGCCTGGTTCCGCTCTCGGAGATGTTCGGCTACGTCGGAGACCTCCGCAGCAAGACGTCGGGTCGCGCAAGCTACTCGATGCAGTTCGACTCCTACGCCGAGGTTCCGCGGAACGTCGCCGAGGAGATCATCGCGAAGGCCAAGGGCGAGTAG
- the tuf gene encoding elongation factor Tu: protein MAKAKFERTKPHVNIGTIGHIDHGKTTLTAAITKVLHDAYPDLNEASAFDQIDKAPEERQRGITISIAHVEYQTEQRHYAHVDCPGHADYIKNMITGAAQMDGAILVVAATDGPMPQTKEHVLLARQVGVPYIVVALNKADMVDDEEILELVELEVRELLNEYEFPGDDVPVVKVSALKALEGDKEWGDSVLKLMHAVDEAIPEPERDTDKPFLMPIEDVFTITGRGTVVTGRIERGVLKVNENVDIIGIKEEKTSTTVTGIEMFRKLLDEGQAGENVGLLLRGIKREDVERGQVIIKPGSVTPHTEFEAQAYILSKDEGGRHTPFFNNYRPQFYFRTTDVTGVVTLPEGTEMVMPGDNTAMSVQLIQPVAMEEGLKFAIREGGRTVGAGQVTKIVK from the coding sequence GTGGCGAAGGCGAAGTTCGAGCGGACTAAGCCGCACGTCAACATCGGCACCATCGGTCACATCGACCACGGTAAGACGACCCTTACGGCCGCCATTACCAAGGTGCTGCATGACGCGTACCCGGACCTGAACGAGGCCTCGGCCTTCGACCAGATCGACAAGGCTCCTGAGGAGCGCCAGCGCGGTATCACCATCTCCATCGCGCATGTCGAGTACCAGACCGAGCAGCGTCACTACGCCCACGTCGACTGCCCCGGTCACGCGGACTACATCAAGAACATGATCACCGGTGCGGCGCAGATGGACGGCGCCATCCTGGTGGTCGCCGCCACCGACGGCCCGATGCCGCAGACCAAGGAGCACGTGCTCCTGGCCCGCCAGGTCGGCGTGCCGTACATCGTTGTCGCCCTGAACAAGGCCGACATGGTGGACGACGAGGAGATCCTGGAGCTCGTCGAGCTCGAGGTCCGTGAGCTCCTCAACGAGTACGAGTTCCCCGGCGACGACGTTCCGGTCGTCAAGGTCTCCGCTCTGAAGGCCCTTGAGGGCGACAAGGAGTGGGGCGACTCCGTCCTCAAGCTGATGCACGCTGTCGACGAGGCGATCCCGGAGCCGGAGCGCGACACCGACAAGCCGTTCCTGATGCCGATCGAGGACGTCTTCACGATCACCGGTCGCGGTACGGTCGTCACCGGCCGTATCGAGCGCGGTGTCCTGAAGGTCAACGAGAACGTCGACATCATCGGTATCAAGGAGGAGAAGACCTCCACCACGGTTACCGGTATCGAGATGTTCCGCAAGCTGCTCGACGAGGGCCAGGCCGGTGAGAACGTCGGTCTGCTCCTCCGTGGCATCAAGCGCGAGGACGTCGAGCGCGGCCAGGTCATCATCAAGCCGGGTTCGGTCACCCCGCACACCGAGTTCGAGGCCCAGGCCTACATCCTGTCGAAGGACGAGGGTGGCCGCCACACCCCGTTCTTCAACAACTACCGCCCGCAGTTCTACTTCCGTACGACTGACGTGACCGGTGTGGTGACCCTCCCCGAGGGCACCGAGATGGTCATGCCGGGCGACAACACCGCCATGTCCGTCCAGCTGATCCAGCCGGTCGCCATGGAGGAGGGCCTGAAGTTCGCCATCCGTGAGGGTGGCCGGACCGTCGGCGCCGGCCAGGTCACCAAGATCGTCAAGTAA
- the rpsJ gene encoding 30S ribosomal protein S10 — MAGQKIRIRLKAYDHEVIDSSAKKIVETVTRTGASVAGPVPLPTEKNVYCVIKSPHKYKDSREHFEMRTHKRLIDILDPTPKTVDSLMRLDLPAGVDIEIKL, encoded by the coding sequence ATGGCGGGACAGAAGATCCGCATCCGGCTCAAGGCCTACGACCACGAGGTCATCGACTCCTCGGCGAAGAAGATCGTCGAGACGGTGACCCGCACTGGTGCGTCGGTCGCGGGCCCGGTGCCGCTGCCCACTGAGAAGAACGTGTACTGCGTCATCAAGTCGCCGCACAAGTACAAGGACTCGCGCGAGCACTTCGAGATGCGCACGCACAAGCGCCTGATCGACATCCTCGACCCGACGCCCAAGACCGTTGACTCGTTGATGCGCCTGGACCTTCCGGCCGGCGTTGACATCGAGATCAAGCTCTGA
- the rplC gene encoding 50S ribosomal protein L3: MAKQIKGILGEKLGMTQVWDENNRVVPVTVVKAGPCVVTQVRTNDQDGYDSVQIAFGEIDPRKVKKPLKGHFAKADVTPRRHLVEVRTSDASEYTLGQELTAETFESGVKVDVTGKSKGKGFAGAMKRHGFHGGKASHGAHRVHRKPGSIGGCATPGRVFKGTRMAGRMGNERVTTQNLTVHAVDAEKGLLLIKGAVPGPNGGLVLVRTAAKGA; this comes from the coding sequence ATGGCTAAGCAGATCAAGGGCATCCTGGGCGAGAAGCTCGGCATGACCCAGGTCTGGGACGAGAACAACCGTGTCGTCCCGGTGACCGTGGTGAAGGCCGGCCCCTGTGTCGTTACCCAGGTGCGTACCAATGACCAGGACGGTTACGACTCCGTCCAGATCGCCTTCGGCGAGATCGACCCGCGCAAGGTGAAGAAGCCCCTCAAGGGCCACTTCGCCAAGGCCGATGTCACCCCCCGTCGTCACCTCGTCGAGGTCCGTACCTCGGACGCGTCCGAGTACACCCTCGGCCAGGAGCTGACCGCCGAGACCTTCGAGTCCGGCGTCAAGGTGGACGTGACCGGCAAGAGCAAGGGCAAGGGCTTCGCCGGCGCCATGAAGCGTCACGGCTTCCACGGCGGCAAGGCCTCGCACGGTGCCCACCGTGTGCACCGTAAGCCCGGCTCCATCGGTGGCTGCGCCACCCCGGGCCGCGTGTTCAAGGGCACGCGGATGGCCGGCCGTATGGGCAATGAGCGGGTCACCACCCAGAACCTGACCGTCCACGCCGTTGACGCGGAGAAGGGTCTGCTGCTCATCAAGGGCGCAGTTCCTGGTCCGAACGGCGGCCTCGTCCTGGTCCGTACCGCGGCCAAGGGGGCCTGA
- the rplD gene encoding 50S ribosomal protein L4 yields the protein MSTIDILSPAGDKAGSVELPAEIFDAKVSVPLIHQVVVAQLAAARQGTHKTKTRGEVRGGGKKPYRQKGTGRARQGSTRAPQFAGGGIVHGPVPRDYSQRTPKKMKAAALRGALTDRARNARVHVVSDVVEGDISTKAAKALLGKISERKNVLLVVERENEKALLSARNLPQVHILEPGQLNTYDVLVSDDVVFTKAAFESFVSGPKANETEGSEA from the coding sequence ATGAGCACCATTGACATCCTTTCGCCGGCAGGCGACAAGGCCGGGTCCGTCGAGCTCCCCGCGGAGATCTTCGACGCCAAGGTCAGCGTTCCGCTGATCCACCAGGTCGTTGTCGCGCAGCTGGCCGCGGCCCGTCAGGGCACGCACAAGACCAAGACCCGCGGCGAGGTCCGCGGCGGCGGCAAGAAGCCGTACCGCCAGAAGGGCACCGGCCGCGCGCGCCAGGGTTCCACCCGTGCGCCGCAGTTCGCCGGCGGTGGCATCGTCCACGGCCCCGTGCCGCGTGACTACAGCCAGCGGACGCCCAAGAAGATGAAGGCCGCCGCCCTGCGCGGTGCCCTCACCGACCGGGCCCGCAACGCGCGCGTCCACGTCGTCTCCGACGTGGTCGAGGGCGACATCTCCACCAAGGCCGCCAAGGCTCTCCTCGGCAAGATCAGCGAGCGCAAGAACGTGCTCCTGGTCGTCGAGCGGGAGAACGAGAAGGCCCTGCTGTCCGCCCGCAACCTGCCCCAGGTTCACATCCTGGAGCCGGGCCAGCTGAACACGTACGACGTGCTCGTCTCCGACGACGTGGTCTTCACCAAGGCCGCTTTCGAGTCCTTCGTGTCTGGCCCCAAGGCCAATGAGACCGAAGGGAGCGAGGCCTGA
- the rplW gene encoding 50S ribosomal protein L23: MATRHPSIASKAAKAAKEARKAKALRPTVPVEPTPLSKSLSDPRDVLVKPVVSEKSYALLDENKYTFIVDPRANKTQIKEAVQAVFSVKVTGVNTINRQGKRKRTRTGFGKRADTKRAIVTLAEGDRIDIFGGPVS; the protein is encoded by the coding sequence ATGGCTACGCGTCACCCCAGCATCGCTTCCAAGGCCGCCAAGGCAGCCAAGGAAGCGCGCAAGGCCAAGGCCCTCCGGCCCACCGTGCCGGTCGAGCCCACGCCGCTGAGCAAGTCGCTCTCGGACCCGCGTGACGTTCTCGTCAAGCCGGTCGTCTCCGAGAAGAGCTACGCGCTGCTGGACGAGAACAAGTACACGTTCATCGTCGACCCGCGCGCCAACAAGACCCAGATCAAGGAGGCCGTCCAGGCGGTCTTCTCGGTCAAGGTCACCGGGGTCAACACGATCAACCGGCAGGGCAAGCGCAAGCGCACCCGCACCGGCTTCGGCAAGCGCGCCGACACCAAGCGCGCCATCGTGACCCTCGCCGAGGGCGACCGTATCGACATCTTCGGCGGCCCGGTCTCCTAA
- the rplB gene encoding 50S ribosomal protein L2 — MGIRKYKPTTPGRRGSSVADFVEITRSTPEKSLVRPLHSKGGRNNAGRVTTRHQGGGHKRAYRVIDFRRHDKDGVPAKVAHIEYDPNRTARIALLHYADGEKRYIIAPRGLVQGARIENGQGADIKPGNNLPLRHIPVGTTIHAIELRPGGGAKFARSAGASVQLLAKEGSMAHLRMPSGEIRLVDVRCRATVGEVGNAEQSNISWGKAGRMRWKGVRPTVRGVVMNPVDHPHGGGEGKTSGGRHPVSPWGQKEGRTRSPKKASNKYIVRRRKTNKKR, encoded by the coding sequence ATGGGTATCCGCAAGTACAAGCCGACGACCCCGGGCCGTCGTGGCTCCAGCGTCGCCGACTTTGTCGAGATCACGCGGTCCACGCCGGAGAAGTCGCTGGTCCGCCCGCTGCACAGCAAGGGCGGCCGTAACAACGCCGGTCGTGTGACCACTCGCCACCAGGGTGGTGGCCACAAGCGCGCCTACCGCGTGATCGACTTCCGTCGGCACGACAAGGACGGCGTGCCGGCCAAGGTCGCGCACATCGAGTACGACCCCAACCGCACCGCGCGCATCGCGCTGCTGCACTACGCAGACGGCGAGAAGCGCTACATCATCGCGCCCCGTGGCCTGGTCCAGGGTGCCCGGATTGAGAACGGCCAGGGCGCCGACATCAAGCCGGGTAACAACCTGCCGCTGCGTCACATCCCCGTGGGTACGACGATCCACGCGATCGAGCTGCGTCCGGGCGGCGGTGCGAAGTTCGCCCGCTCGGCCGGTGCCTCCGTGCAGCTGCTGGCGAAGGAGGGCTCGATGGCCCACCTTCGTATGCCGTCCGGTGAGATCCGCCTGGTCGACGTGCGCTGCCGCGCCACCGTCGGCGAGGTCGGCAACGCCGAGCAGTCGAACATCAGCTGGGGCAAGGCCGGCCGTATGCGCTGGAAGGGCGTCCGCCCGACCGTGCGTGGTGTCGTGATGAACCCGGTCGACCACCCGCACGGTGGTGGTGAGGGCAAGACCTCCGGTGGTCGCCACCCGGTCTCGCCCTGGGGCCAGAAGGAGGGTCGTACTCGCTCGCCGAAGAAGGCCAGCAACAAGTACATCGTCCGCCGCCGCAAGACGAACAAGAAGCGCTAG
- the rpsS gene encoding 30S ribosomal protein S19, whose translation MPRSLKKGPFVDDHLIKKVDVQNDAGTKNVIKTWSRRSMIVPAMLGHTIAVHDGRKHVPVFVTESMVGHKLGEFAPTRTFRGHEKDDRKSRRR comes from the coding sequence ATGCCGCGCAGTCTCAAGAAGGGGCCCTTCGTCGACGACCACCTGATCAAGAAGGTGGATGTTCAGAACGATGCAGGCACCAAGAACGTCATCAAGACCTGGTCCCGCCGCTCCATGATCGTCCCGGCCATGCTGGGTCACACGATCGCGGTGCACGACGGCCGCAAGCACGTCCCGGTGTTCGTCACCGAGTCGATGGTCGGCCACAAGCTCGGCGAGTTTGCGCCGACCCGCACCTTCCGCGGCCACGAGAAGGACGACCGCAAGTCGCGTCGTCGCTGA
- the rplV gene encoding 50S ribosomal protein L22 translates to MEARAQARYIRVTPMKARRVVDLIRGMDATEAQAVLRFAPQAASVPVGKVLDSAIANAAHNYDHTDAGSLVISEAYVDEGPTLKRFRPRAQGRAYRIRKRTSHITVVVSSKEGTR, encoded by the coding sequence ATGGAAGCCAGGGCCCAGGCGCGGTACATCCGCGTCACGCCCATGAAGGCCCGCCGCGTGGTGGACCTTATCCGTGGCATGGATGCCACGGAGGCTCAGGCGGTCCTGCGTTTCGCCCCGCAGGCCGCGAGCGTACCGGTCGGCAAGGTGCTGGACAGCGCCATCGCCAACGCCGCGCACAACTACGACCACACCGACGCCGGCAGCCTCGTCATTTCCGAGGCATACGTCGACGAGGGCCCGACCCTGAAGCGGTTCCGTCCGCGCGCCCAGGGCCGTGCCTACCGGATCCGCAAGCGGACCAGCCACATCACCGTGGTCGTCAGCAGCAAGGAAGGAACCCGGTAA
- the rpsC gene encoding 30S ribosomal protein S3: MGQKVNPHGFRLGITTDFKSRWYADKLYKDYVKEDVAIRRMMTKGMERAGISKVEIERTRERVRVDIHTARPGIVIGRRGAEADRIRGELEKLTGKQVQLNILEVKNPETDAQLVAQAVAEQLSSRVSFRRAMRKSMQSTMKAGAKGIKIQCGGRLGGAEMSRSEFYREGRVPLHTLRANVDYGFFEAKTTFGRIGVKVWIYKGDVKNIAEVRAENAAARAGNRPARGGSDRPRRGGERGGRGRKPQQQTAAAEAPKAEAAAAAPAETPGTEA; encoded by the coding sequence ATGGGCCAGAAGGTAAACCCGCACGGGTTCCGGCTCGGCATCACCACCGACTTCAAGTCGCGCTGGTACGCCGACAAGCTGTACAAGGACTACGTCAAGGAAGACGTCGCCATTCGTCGCATGATGACGAAGGGCATGGAGCGCGCCGGTATCTCCAAGGTGGAGATCGAGCGCACCCGTGAGCGCGTCCGCGTTGACATCCACACCGCTCGTCCGGGCATCGTCATCGGCCGCCGCGGCGCCGAGGCCGACCGCATCCGCGGTGAGCTGGAGAAGCTGACCGGCAAGCAGGTCCAGCTGAACATCCTTGAGGTCAAGAACCCCGAGACCGATGCTCAGCTGGTGGCCCAGGCCGTCGCCGAGCAGCTGTCGTCCCGCGTCTCCTTCCGTCGCGCCATGCGCAAGAGCATGCAGTCGACGATGAAGGCCGGCGCCAAGGGCATCAAGATCCAGTGTGGTGGCCGTCTCGGCGGCGCCGAGATGTCCCGCTCGGAGTTCTACCGCGAGGGCCGCGTGCCCCTGCACACGCTCCGCGCGAACGTCGACTACGGCTTCTTCGAGGCCAAGACCACCTTCGGCCGTATCGGTGTGAAGGTCTGGATCTACAAGGGCGACGTCAAGAACATCGCCGAGGTGCGCGCCGAGAACGCCGCCGCCCGTGCGGGTAACCGCCCGGCCCGTGGTGGCAGCGACCGCCCGCGTCGTGGTGGCGAGCGCGGCGGCCGAGGCCGCAAGCCGCAGCAGCAGACCGCCGCCGCCGAGGCCCCCAAGGCCGAGGCTGCTGCCGCTGCTCCGGCGGAGACCCCCGGAACGGAGGCCTGA
- the rplP gene encoding 50S ribosomal protein L16 — protein MLIPRRVKHRKQHHPKRHGMAKGGTELAFGEYGIQAVTPAYVTNRQIESARIAMTRHIKRGGKVWINIYPDRPLTKKPAETRMGSGKGSPEWWVANVKPGRVMFELSFPNEKVAREALIRAAHKLPMKCRIVRREAGES, from the coding sequence ATGCTGATCCCTCGCAGGGTCAAGCACCGCAAGCAGCACCACCCCAAGCGCCACGGCATGGCCAAGGGTGGCACCGAGCTGGCCTTCGGTGAGTACGGCATCCAGGCCGTGACCCCGGCCTACGTGACGAACCGGCAGATCGAGTCCGCTCGTATCGCCATGACCCGTCACATCAAGCGTGGCGGCAAGGTGTGGATCAACATCTACCCGGACCGTCCGCTGACGAAGAAGCCGGCCGAGACCCGCATGGGTTCCGGTAAGGGTTCTCCGGAGTGGTGGGTCGCGAACGTCAAGCCCGGTCGGGTGATGTTCGAGCTGTCTTTCCCGAACGAAAAGGTTGCCCGGGAGGCGCTGATCCGCGCTGCCCACAAGCTTCCGATGAAGTGCCGCATCGTGCGGCGCGAGGCAGGTGAGTCGTGA
- the rpmC gene encoding 50S ribosomal protein L29 yields MAAGTKATELRELNNEDLVAKLREAKEELFNLRFQAATGQLENHGRLKAVRKDIARIYTLMRERELGIETVESA; encoded by the coding sequence ATGGCGGCCGGTACCAAGGCGACCGAGCTGCGCGAGCTGAACAACGAGGACCTCGTTGCCAAGCTTCGTGAGGCCAAGGAGGAGCTGTTCAACCTCCGCTTCCAGGCGGCGACCGGACAGCTTGAGAACCACGGCCGGCTGAAGGCCGTCCGCAAGGACATCGCCCGGATCTACACCCTGATGCGTGAGCGCGAGCTGGGCATCGAGACGGTGGAGAGCGCCTGA
- the rpsQ gene encoding 30S ribosomal protein S17, whose amino-acid sequence MSEKNVTETNDRGFRKTREGLVVSDKMDKTVVVAVEDRVKHALYGKVIRRTNKLKAHDEQNAAGVGDRVLLMETRPLSATKRWRIVEILEKAK is encoded by the coding sequence ATGAGCGAGAAGAATGTGACTGAGACGAACGACCGCGGTTTCCGCAAGACCCGTGAGGGTCTCGTCGTCAGCGACAAGATGGACAAGACCGTCGTCGTCGCTGTGGAAGACCGCGTCAAGCACGCGCTGTACGGCAAGGTCATCCGCCGTACCAACAAGCTCAAGGCGCACGACGAGCAGAACGCCGCTGGTGTCGGTGACCGCGTCCTCCTGATGGAGACCCGGCCGCTGTCCGCCACGAAGCGCTGGCGCATCGTCGAGATCCTCGAAAAGGCCAAGTAA
- the rplN gene encoding 50S ribosomal protein L14: protein MIQQESRLRVADNTGAKEILCIRVLGGSGRRYAGIGDVIVATVKDAIPGGNVKKGDVIKAVIVRTVKERRRPDGSYIRFDENAAVILKNDGDPRGTRIFGPVGRELREKKFMKIISLAPEVL, encoded by the coding sequence GTGATCCAGCAGGAGTCGCGACTGCGCGTCGCCGACAACACTGGTGCGAAGGAAATCCTTTGCATCCGTGTTCTCGGTGGCTCCGGTCGCCGCTACGCGGGCATCGGTGACGTCATCGTCGCCACCGTCAAGGATGCGATCCCCGGTGGCAACGTGAAGAAGGGTGACGTCATCAAGGCCGTCATCGTTCGCACCGTCAAGGAGCGCCGCCGCCCGGACGGCTCGTACATCCGCTTCGACGAGAACGCGGCCGTCATCCTCAAGAACGATGGCGACCCCCGCGGCACCCGCATCTTCGGCCCCGTGGGCCGGGAGCTGCGCGAGAAGAAGTTCATGAAGATCATCTCGCTCGCGCCGGAGGTGCTGTAA
- the rplX gene encoding 50S ribosomal protein L24 yields the protein MKIKKGDLVQVITGKDKGKQGKVIAAYPREDRVLVEGVNRVKKHTKAGQTARGSKTGGIVTTEAPVHVSNVQLVVEKDGNKVVTRVGYRFDDEGNKIRVAKRTGEDI from the coding sequence ATGAAGATCAAGAAGGGCGACCTGGTCCAGGTCATCACCGGTAAGGACAAGGGCAAGCAGGGCAAGGTCATCGCGGCCTACCCCCGCGAGGACCGGGTCCTGGTCGAGGGTGTCAACCGGGTCAAGAAGCACACCAAGGCCGGTCAGACCGCTCGCGGTTCCAAGACCGGCGGCATTGTGACGACCGAGGCCCCCGTCCACGTGAGCAACGTTCAGCTCGTCGTGGAGAAGGACGGCAACAAGGTCGTGACGCGCGTCGGATACCGCTTCGACGACGAGGGCAACAAGATCCGCGTTGCCAAGCGGACCGGTGAGGACATCTGA
- the rplE gene encoding 50S ribosomal protein L5: MTATTNAPRLKQRYREEIAGKLKDEFSYENVMQIPGLTKIVVNMGVGDAARDSKLIDGAVKDLATITGQKPAVTKARKSIAQFKLREGQPIGAHVTLRGDRMWEFLDRLLSLALPRIRDFRGLSPKQFDGRGNYTFGLTEQVMFHEIDQDKIDRVRGMDITVVTTATNDEEGRALLRHLGFPFKEA; the protein is encoded by the coding sequence ATGACTGCCACCACCAATGCGCCGCGACTGAAGCAGCGCTACCGCGAAGAGATCGCCGGGAAGCTGAAGGACGAGTTCTCGTACGAGAACGTCATGCAGATTCCCGGCCTGACCAAGATCGTGGTCAACATGGGTGTGGGCGACGCCGCCCGCGACTCCAAGCTGATCGACGGTGCCGTCAAGGACCTCGCCACGATCACCGGCCAGAAGCCGGCCGTCACCAAGGCCCGTAAGTCCATCGCGCAGTTCAAGCTGCGTGAGGGCCAGCCGATCGGTGCCCACGTCACCCTCCGTGGTGACCGCATGTGGGAGTTCCTGGACCGTCTGCTGTCGCTCGCGCTGCCGCGCATCCGCGACTTCCGCGGTCTGTCGCCGAAGCAGTTCGACGGCCGTGGCAACTACACCTTCGGTCTCACGGAGCAGGTCATGTTCCACGAGATCGACCAGGACAAGATCGACCGCGTCCGGGGTATGGACATCACCGTGGTCACCACGGCGACCAACGACGAAGAGGGCCGTGCCCTTCTCCGTCACCTCGGCTTCCCGTTCAAGGAGGCGTGA